The Ahaetulla prasina isolate Xishuangbanna chromosome 3, ASM2864084v1, whole genome shotgun sequence genome window below encodes:
- the RPAP2 gene encoding putative RNA polymerase II subunit B1 CTD phosphatase RPAP2 isoform X3, with the protein MMAEEAPRSASSGRRRLGNKPPLKNEDAAERKAALEAAIRKKIECERKALQVVEHLLEDDITEELFVDCGRLITPSHYMDVVEERFIIKLCGYPLCQNKLQNVPKQKYKISTKTNKVYDITERKRFCSNFCYKASKYFEGQISKTPVWLREEERPPTIELLKKESSGYSGKEIKLVSERIKALDIENPAPAEIHHDSDSGSESNSDAEQDFVSSVRRENLSNTEKLAGKPLKSILKKSPTKRAKPKLFTPKDTLDETSAQLNKGTSDVLQEEHGFPRNIQGGEPCHSQNVLENAPVSENLGNNSSCSQVVFLGVSQKGADQFKRLLAKSKLSVRSPADSLAAKDSLLESLCQTFTEWRSEETLKLLHGSCSTSSHLVQHTQPNDSEKEELDEDDLENASSSEGVSQKHTLNSLDQSLPFQDSRAAAKPLPSFEHLKKETLQLELKVSEFYKGKFTVIEEDNLAMQSEREQQNGKSQDNEQWAPILPLVDSKAQQLIRTRIVLEKLQKALPAVLGPLKIPFGDVYSELRNLVKTFRLTNRNIIHKAPVWTLITIVLLSIIRRPSFISLLTRD; encoded by the exons ATGATGGCGGAAGAAGCGCCGCGAAGTGCCTCGAGCGGGCGCAGACGCTTAG GAAACAAACCacctttaaaaaatgaagatgctGCTGAAAG GAAAGCAGCACTTGAAGCTGCTATTAGGAAAAAAATTGAGTGTGAGCGGAAAGCATTGCAAGTTGTTGAACACCTGTTGGAAGATGACATCACCGAAGAATTATTTGTGGATTGT GGGAGGCTTATAACACCTTCTCACTATATGGATGTGGTGGAAGAACGGTTTATCATCAAGCTATGTGGCTACCCTCTCTGTCAAAATAAGCTACAGAAT GTGCCAAAACAAAAGTATAAAATTTccacaaaaacaaacaaagtaTATGATATTACCGAAAGAAAG CGTTTTTGCAGCAATTTTTGTTACAAAGCATCAAAATACTTCGAGGGCCAAATATCCAAAACTCCAGTGTGGCTTCGAGAAGAAGAAAG GCCACCAACTATTGAGCTGCTAAAGAAAGAGTCAAG TGGCTACTCTGGGAAGGAAATAAAATTAGTCAGTGAAAGAATTAAAGCCTTAGACATTGAAAATCCTGCTCCTGCAGAAATCCATCATGACTCTGATTCAGGCAGTGAAAGCAACAGTGATGCTGAGCAGGACTTTGTTTCTTCCGTTCGACGAGAGAATCTCTCAAATACAGAGAAATTGGCCGGGAAGCCCCTCAAGAGCATCCTTAAAAAAAGCCCTACCAAGAGAGCCAAACCTAAGCTCTTCACCCCAAAGGATACGCTTGATGAGACTTCAGCCCAACTAAACAAAGGCACATCAGATGTTCTACAAGAAGAGCATGGTTTTCCTCGTAACATTCAGGGCGGGGAACCTTGCCATTCTCAGAATGTTCTTGAAAATGCGCCGGTCTCTGAAAATCTTGGAAATAACTCTAGCTGTTCCCAAGTGGTGTTTCTGGGAGTGAGCCAAAAAGGGGCAGACCAATTTAAAAGGTTACTTGCTAAATCAAAACTGTCTGTCAGAAGTCCAGCAGACTCCCTTGCGGCCAAAGATAGTTTGCTAGAGAGCCTCTGCCAGACATTTACTGAATGGAGAAGTGAAGAGACACTAAAACTTCTCCATGGCTCTTGCAGCACCTCCAGTCATCTAGTGCAGCACACCCAGCCAAATGACTCTGAGAAGGAAGAGCTTGATGAAGATGACTTGGAAAATGCTAGTAGCAGTGAAGGTGTATCCCAAAAGCACACTTTAAACAGCCTAGATCAGTCTTTGCCTTTCCAGGACTCTAGGGCAGCTGCCAAACCTTTACCGAGctttgaacatttaaaaaaagagacattGCAGTTGGAGTTAAAGGTGAGCGAATTTTACAAAGGAAAGTTCACTGTCATCGAAGAGGACAATTTGGCAATGCAATCAGAAAGGGAACAGCAGAATGGGAAGTCTCAA GACAATGAACAGTGGGCTCCCATTTTACCACTTGTAGATTCCAAAGCTCAGCAGCTGATACGGACACGGATTGTGCTTGAAAAGCTGCAAAAAGC TTTGCCTGCTGTTTTGGGCCCTCTTAAGATTCCTTTTGGTGATGTTTATAGTGAACTGAGGAATCTTGTAAAGACATTTag gttGACAAATAGAAATATAATTCACAAAGCTCCAGTATGGACCTTAATTACCATTGTGCTGTTGTCTAT
- the RPAP2 gene encoding putative RNA polymerase II subunit B1 CTD phosphatase RPAP2 isoform X2: protein MMAEEAPRSASSGRRRLGNKPPLKNEDAAERKAALEAAIRKKIECERKALQVVEHLLEDDITEELFVDCGRLITPSHYMDVVEERFIIKLCGYPLCQNKLQNVPKQKYKISTKTNKVYDITERKRFCSNFCYKASKYFEGQISKTPVWLREEERPPTIELLKKESSGYSGKEIKLVSERIKALDIENPAPAEIHHDSDSGSESNSDAEQDFVSSVRRENLSNTEKLAGKPLKSILKKSPTKRAKPKLFTPKDTLDETSAQLNKGTSDVLQEEHGFPRNIQGGEPCHSQNVLENAPVSENLGNNSSCSQVVFLGVSQKGADQFKRLLAKSKLSVRSPADSLAAKDSLLESLCQTFTEWRSEETLKLLHGSCSTSSHLVQHTQPNDSEKEELDEDDLENASSSEGVSQKHTLNSLDQSLPFQDSRAAAKPLPSFEHLKKETLQLELKVSEFYKGKFTVIEEDNLAMQSEREQQNGKSQDNEQWAPILPLVDSKAQQLIRTRIVLEKLQKALPAVLGPLKIPFGDVYSELRNLVKTFRLTNRNIIHKAPVWTLITIVLLSILSENIPAFAHCQQNKGYTQFLATLLEELCIKTEDLESLTKIFKSG from the exons ATGATGGCGGAAGAAGCGCCGCGAAGTGCCTCGAGCGGGCGCAGACGCTTAG GAAACAAACCacctttaaaaaatgaagatgctGCTGAAAG GAAAGCAGCACTTGAAGCTGCTATTAGGAAAAAAATTGAGTGTGAGCGGAAAGCATTGCAAGTTGTTGAACACCTGTTGGAAGATGACATCACCGAAGAATTATTTGTGGATTGT GGGAGGCTTATAACACCTTCTCACTATATGGATGTGGTGGAAGAACGGTTTATCATCAAGCTATGTGGCTACCCTCTCTGTCAAAATAAGCTACAGAAT GTGCCAAAACAAAAGTATAAAATTTccacaaaaacaaacaaagtaTATGATATTACCGAAAGAAAG CGTTTTTGCAGCAATTTTTGTTACAAAGCATCAAAATACTTCGAGGGCCAAATATCCAAAACTCCAGTGTGGCTTCGAGAAGAAGAAAG GCCACCAACTATTGAGCTGCTAAAGAAAGAGTCAAG TGGCTACTCTGGGAAGGAAATAAAATTAGTCAGTGAAAGAATTAAAGCCTTAGACATTGAAAATCCTGCTCCTGCAGAAATCCATCATGACTCTGATTCAGGCAGTGAAAGCAACAGTGATGCTGAGCAGGACTTTGTTTCTTCCGTTCGACGAGAGAATCTCTCAAATACAGAGAAATTGGCCGGGAAGCCCCTCAAGAGCATCCTTAAAAAAAGCCCTACCAAGAGAGCCAAACCTAAGCTCTTCACCCCAAAGGATACGCTTGATGAGACTTCAGCCCAACTAAACAAAGGCACATCAGATGTTCTACAAGAAGAGCATGGTTTTCCTCGTAACATTCAGGGCGGGGAACCTTGCCATTCTCAGAATGTTCTTGAAAATGCGCCGGTCTCTGAAAATCTTGGAAATAACTCTAGCTGTTCCCAAGTGGTGTTTCTGGGAGTGAGCCAAAAAGGGGCAGACCAATTTAAAAGGTTACTTGCTAAATCAAAACTGTCTGTCAGAAGTCCAGCAGACTCCCTTGCGGCCAAAGATAGTTTGCTAGAGAGCCTCTGCCAGACATTTACTGAATGGAGAAGTGAAGAGACACTAAAACTTCTCCATGGCTCTTGCAGCACCTCCAGTCATCTAGTGCAGCACACCCAGCCAAATGACTCTGAGAAGGAAGAGCTTGATGAAGATGACTTGGAAAATGCTAGTAGCAGTGAAGGTGTATCCCAAAAGCACACTTTAAACAGCCTAGATCAGTCTTTGCCTTTCCAGGACTCTAGGGCAGCTGCCAAACCTTTACCGAGctttgaacatttaaaaaaagagacattGCAGTTGGAGTTAAAGGTGAGCGAATTTTACAAAGGAAAGTTCACTGTCATCGAAGAGGACAATTTGGCAATGCAATCAGAAAGGGAACAGCAGAATGGGAAGTCTCAA GACAATGAACAGTGGGCTCCCATTTTACCACTTGTAGATTCCAAAGCTCAGCAGCTGATACGGACACGGATTGTGCTTGAAAAGCTGCAAAAAGC TTTGCCTGCTGTTTTGGGCCCTCTTAAGATTCCTTTTGGTGATGTTTATAGTGAACTGAGGAATCTTGTAAAGACATTTag gttGACAAATAGAAATATAATTCACAAAGCTCCAGTATGGACCTTAATTACCATTGTGCTGTTGTCTAT